In Candidatus Roseilinea sp., one DNA window encodes the following:
- a CDS encoding glycosyl transferase family 1: MRIALLCTSGLDNALPRGRLLPLARELAKTGHELHLLLLHPTFDRLRPDERTCTRNGVHIAHVAQMHVYGLPGERRYFGTTELIKVSLHATLALWRACVRLHPDVIHVCKPQPINGLAGWLAARQLNRPLFVDCDDYEAEANRTNSAFQRRMLAWWEDRLPLHARGVTVNTRFLFERCRAMGVPEVRLRYVPNGADALPAETSPPAALRHLAGHPIVLYVGTLSIASHAVDLLLDAFAHVEHTLPAAQLVIVGDGDDRDALKTRADRLELRNVHWLGRLSPDEARRCYAAAYCSVDPVRDTPTMRARSPLKIVESLAAGTPVVTGDVGDRREMLAGGDAGVLVAPNDVRALADGILCVLSDTWLRAKLQAGALRQREGYRWDGLAAAWSGIYSCVPT, from the coding sequence ATGCGCATTGCACTGCTATGTACGTCTGGACTGGACAATGCCTTACCCCGTGGGCGGCTCTTGCCGCTGGCGCGTGAGCTGGCCAAGACAGGACACGAACTCCACCTGCTCTTGTTGCATCCAACGTTCGACCGATTAAGGCCGGATGAGCGCACGTGCACTCGAAATGGCGTGCACATCGCGCATGTCGCTCAGATGCATGTGTATGGCCTGCCGGGGGAACGACGCTACTTCGGCACGACGGAGTTGATCAAAGTCTCACTTCACGCGACGCTTGCGTTGTGGCGCGCGTGTGTTCGACTCCACCCAGACGTCATCCATGTGTGCAAGCCGCAGCCCATCAACGGGCTGGCCGGCTGGCTGGCGGCGCGACAACTCAATCGCCCTCTGTTTGTGGATTGTGACGATTACGAAGCCGAGGCGAACCGGACGAACAGCGCCTTTCAGCGCAGGATGCTCGCCTGGTGGGAAGATCGGTTGCCGCTGCACGCGCGAGGCGTCACTGTGAACACGCGCTTCCTATTCGAGCGATGCCGCGCGATGGGTGTGCCTGAGGTGCGATTGCGCTACGTGCCGAACGGCGCAGATGCACTGCCTGCCGAGACTTCGCCACCGGCAGCGCTCCGACATCTGGCCGGGCATCCCATCGTGCTCTATGTAGGCACGCTCAGCATCGCCTCGCACGCAGTGGACTTGCTGCTGGATGCCTTTGCTCATGTCGAGCACACGCTACCGGCGGCGCAGCTTGTGATCGTCGGCGACGGCGACGACCGCGACGCGCTCAAGACACGCGCAGATCGGCTTGAGCTGCGCAACGTCCACTGGCTAGGCCGCCTTTCACCGGATGAAGCGCGCCGGTGCTATGCAGCCGCCTATTGCTCGGTGGATCCGGTGCGCGATACGCCGACGATGCGCGCGCGGTCGCCGCTCAAAATCGTCGAGAGCTTGGCTGCCGGCACACCGGTTGTCACCGGCGACGTGGGCGACCGGCGTGAGATGCTGGCTGGTGGTGATGCCGGTGTGCTGGTCGCTCCGAACGATGTCCGGGCGTTGGCCGATGGCATCCTGTGTGTGCTGAGCGACACGTGGCTGCGCGCTAAGCTGCAGGCCGGCGCACTACGCCAACGCGAAGGCTACCGCTGGGATGGGCTGGCGGCTGCGTGGTCTGGGATATACTCATGCGTGCCTACGTAA